In Segatella copri, the DNA window TACCCGTGTCCGCAATACACCTTTGGCAAAGGAGCCAACGCTGGAAGATGTATTGAGGCACATTCCCGGCATGAAACAAACCGCCGATGGAACTCAGGAAGTAAACGGACTGGGAGCACCCATCATCTATCTCAACGACAAGAAGGCGACTTCTGCCGAACTCTCTCATCTCGATGTGAAGCTGATAGATGAAATAGAACTCATTACCACTCCTGGTGCAAAATATGATGCAACGACGGGAGCCGTACTGAGAATCCTGACGAGAAGAACAGACGAGGGTATATTCGGCAAGATGCAGGTGTATGATAAATTGAGCGAGGTGAACACCAACCACGAGGAATTGACCCTGGGTTGGGTAACGAAGAAGATTTCGCTCACAGGATTTTACGGCTACACAGACAACCGATACAATGTGCATCAGCCACAGGAAGCGCTCGTAAGAGCCAAAGATGGCGAATATCTCTTCGGAACCGACCGCCATGGCAAGAACAAGGCAAATTATAACGCTACAGAACTCAACTTCGACTGGTTGCTCAGCAAGCAACACGAAGTGGGAATACAATGGGAAGGGCTTTGGCTGAATGGCGGTAGAAGCGAGAAACAGCAGCAGTACTATCGCTATCCTAACCCAACAGGAGAAGATACAAATAGCGAGATGAAGCTTTCTGATATAGATGGCAAGATGAAGTATTTCGATGCGGAGAGCCAGCAATGGGGACACCAGCGCAGTCACCACTTCAACCTCTTCCATCTGGCTAAATGGTCGAAGCATTTCTCATCACAGATTTATCTGGACTATGCAAGGAACAAGGATTCTGACAGCCAGCCTATCACGGAGAAAGAAGGTAGCGAGATACAGGAAACCCTCAACCGCTCTAATTCCAACTACGATATCTATAGTGGAAGAATCGAAGTCAAGCAACTCATCTCTGATAAACATTCCATCAACTATGGTGGCGAATGGAGCCTGATGGCAGGCAAGGGAAAAACCGAAAGTTCTGCCGATATGCTTGGAACTACGGAATACAAAAACCACGATACCAAGACGGCAGCTTACCTGCAATATCAGGGTGAAGCTGGCAGATGGAGCTGGTGGGCAGGCATCCGATACGAGCATCTCACATCCCGATACACCAATCTGTCGGAGGAATCTCCCGACAATATGGAGCGCCATTACAACCAGTGGTTTCCATCGTTCGGTATCACTCTCAACGAACCATCGTGGCATCACTCGCTCAGCTTCCGAACTACCACCGCCCGACCTTCTTTCAGTCAGCTCAGTGGAAACATCTACTATATCTCGCGCTTTCAGTATCAGATCAGCAATCCGAAGCTGCAGCCTGTCAACACCTATCGTCTGACCTACTCCGTGCAGTGGAAAGATTTCATGGGAATGCTGAGATACACCCGTACCGACCACTCCATCATGTATGTGCATAAAGTACCGGAAGACAAGCCCGTAAGATACGTGAGTACATTCATGAACTTCAACAAGATTCAGAAATACATGGCATATCTCAACTGGGGTCACGTCTTCGGCTGCTGGCGCCCAAATGTAAATGCAAGCATCACTTACCAGCGCTTCTCTGTAAATGATCATGGAGAGCTAATCAGCTATAACGGAGCAACTTGGAATGCATCATTTGACAATTACTTCACGCTACCAAACGACTATCAGCTGTCGCTCTCCTACAGTTTTGACAACGGAGGGCAAGTGGGCAAAACGAAGTTCCGCCCCACTCAGAACTGGAGTCTTGGTGCCAACAAATCGTGGATGGACGGCAGATTACAGGTTGCCTTCAGTGCCAACGACCTCTTCCATCAGCAGCTCTTCAAGGAGCGAACCCACGAGCATGCCGTTGACTTCTCCCAGACTGAGGATTACAAGCTATGGAGCTACAAGTTGACCGTAACCTGGAAATTCAACAAGCGCAAGGGAAGATACAACGGCATGAACAGTGCGGAAGATGAATTGAACCGACTATAGCCGGACAAGACTCTCTTATCTTAATGATTTTATAATTTCAAGTATCCGGGTTATCCCACTCCCAGCAGTTCTACTTCGAATATCAGGGTAGAACCGCCTGGGATGCCCGGCTGCGAGAACTTGCCGTAGCCCATCTCGGCTGGGATGTAAAGTTCCCACTGGTCGCCCACGTGCATCTGCTGCATGGCAACAATCCAGCCATCAATCAGGTCGCTCAATCGCATGGCGAAAGGCGTACCGCCACGGCTGGAATCAAACTTCTTGCCATTGATGGTCCAACCGGTATAATGAGCCGTCACGATGCTGCGTCGGCTAGGCTGTGCTCCCTTCGGGTCGCCCTGCTTCAACACCTTATAATAAATACCACGAGGCAGCGCCATAACGCCCTCCTCCTTTGCCTTTTCCTC includes these proteins:
- a CDS encoding outer membrane beta-barrel protein; translated protein: MKKETVLWAMLATTTCATAQNGKFPTSGVSVDSVQTEKDSIKANQEAESKADKEAEIQAVTVTGHRPMYKMRNETLVTRVRNTPLAKEPTLEDVLRHIPGMKQTADGTQEVNGLGAPIIYLNDKKATSAELSHLDVKLIDEIELITTPGAKYDATTGAVLRILTRRTDEGIFGKMQVYDKLSEVNTNHEELTLGWVTKKISLTGFYGYTDNRYNVHQPQEALVRAKDGEYLFGTDRHGKNKANYNATELNFDWLLSKQHEVGIQWEGLWLNGGRSEKQQQYYRYPNPTGEDTNSEMKLSDIDGKMKYFDAESQQWGHQRSHHFNLFHLAKWSKHFSSQIYLDYARNKDSDSQPITEKEGSEIQETLNRSNSNYDIYSGRIEVKQLISDKHSINYGGEWSLMAGKGKTESSADMLGTTEYKNHDTKTAAYLQYQGEAGRWSWWAGIRYEHLTSRYTNLSEESPDNMERHYNQWFPSFGITLNEPSWHHSLSFRTTTARPSFSQLSGNIYYISRFQYQISNPKLQPVNTYRLTYSVQWKDFMGMLRYTRTDHSIMYVHKVPEDKPVRYVSTFMNFNKIQKYMAYLNWGHVFGCWRPNVNASITYQRFSVNDHGELISYNGATWNASFDNYFTLPNDYQLSLSYSFDNGGQVGKTKFRPTQNWSLGANKSWMDGRLQVAFSANDLFHQQLFKERTHEHAVDFSQTEDYKLWSYKLTVTWKFNKRKGRYNGMNSAEDELNRL
- a CDS encoding FKBP-type peptidyl-prolyl cis-trans isomerase, coding for MAKREYVEANKRWLEEKAKEEGVMALPRGIYYKVLKQGDPKGAQPSRRSIVTAHYTGWTINGKKFDSSRGGTPFAMRLSDLIDGWIVAMQQMHVGDQWELYIPAEMGYGKFSQPGIPGGSTLIFEVELLGVG